Proteins from one Bombyx mori chromosome 25, ASM3026992v2 genomic window:
- the LOC101743528 gene encoding dynein regulatory complex subunit 7 isoform X2: MSPYTVIIRRSGNPFELAHVLVSWLIGAGYDAYVVVGCATRDTCMAIKYRSICADIPDESEKKEEIPPPDEEPRYRLVPLPDLTSKYCRDMDKKADDKKQAELNKTEKERLRKIADLEKAPADAINGWRTHAWVLVLPGYMGIDEPFFIEPSEGEGHLLDSEKYQFIDSVYNHENYYANVQSTDIGLDSLNYDLSDLSAWEHLLAGEPHHRRQMVGIDIADKKTAVQTEKHLDMPVSWVEKLEISTDEYGQRYPGSHKVIHYKKVLLDKFSPYSERDGVVKRIRTFEDYALTVPLITYEWYKHRVDKMETVRIDHTKREIRETFGIGRRDHLLKHVYSMDALVGSVEAVRTMEFNYYARLDHLTRLVCTTLTFDEYYSNRSDRLESRLVIYTEGTKETKRQIKDVTETYSRNHEIPSKQDVWKKIFHLQDNTIELLYQYAYNYVTNNTRSYIKPNLAETGGKILFYPDKTSGYIADPNAKQPRDLEVYYALCENMEWEHATTKQIRDRETDVNGYLRQRHKELTEPMLAVALFDTEKNEAAKKGWKEQEAKKAEVTEREKEAEIDPLAPYLARMFGSGHGSGNPLTVKEATLIREQCINDFKSKQLARQMLVQERFEKLNNEYKNKRLWYLANQFILTPEKESNYFTMSAELAFQVHTLEVRLTRHQDLSGPRYKILLEYLDKHPLLKEYNRSKNYYGIK; encoded by the exons ATGTCGCCGTACACGGTGATCATCAGACGCAGTGGGAACCCCTTCGAGCTAGCTCACGTGTTGGTGTCGTGGCTAATAGGAGCTGGATATGACGCATACGTGGTCGTCGGCTGTGCCACCAGAGACACTTGCATGGCTATAAAGTACAGGAGCATTTGTGCTGACATCCCTGATGAGAGCGAG aaaaaagaagaaattccACCACCTGACGAAGAGCCCAGATATCGCCTGGTGCCCCTACCGGATCTCACTTCTAAGTACTGCCGTGATATGGACAAGAAAGCCGATGATAAGAAACAAGCTGAACTGAACAAGACCGAGAAAGAGCGACTTCGTAAAATTGCT GATTTGGAAAAAGCCCCGGCTGACGCTATTAACGGGTGGAGAACTCACGCCTGGGTCCTCGTGCTGCCGGGATACATGGGAATCGACGAACCTTTCTTCATAGAGCCGAGCGAAGGCGAAGGTCATCTCCTCGACTCAGAAAAATACCAATTCATAGACAGCGTGTACAATCACGAAAACTACTAT GCAAACGTCCAAAGCACAGACATTGGGTTGGACAGCCTGAATTATGATCTGAGCGACCTCTCAGCGTGGGAGCATCTTCTGGCCGGCGAGCCCCACCATCGGAGGCAGATGGTCGGCATTGACATCGCCGACAAGAAGACAGCTGTGCAAACAGAGAAGCATCTGGATATGCCAGTCAGCTGGGTTGAGAAACTGGAGATTAGTACTGATG AGTACGGTCAAAGATATCCGGGCAGCCACAAAGTGATACACTACAAGAAAGTTTTACTGGATAAGTTCTCGCCCTACTCCGAGAGGGATGGTGTAGTGAAGAGGATCAGAACGTTTGAGGACTACGCTTTGACCGTCCCGCTGATCAC GTACGAGTGGTACAAGCATCGCGTCGACAAAATGGAAACCGTTCGAATAGATCACACGAAGCGTGAGATACGCGAGACGTTCGGTATCGGAAGGAGGGATCATTTACTCA AGCACGTGTACTCCATGGACGCGCTGGTCGGCTCTGTGGAGGCAGTCAGGACCATGGAGTTCAATTACTACGCCCGACTTGACCACCTCACGAGGCTGGTCTGCACTACCCTTACATTCGATGAATATTATTCGAACAGAAGCGACAG ATTAGAATCAAGATTAGTAATATATACAGAAGGAACGAAAGAAACTAAACGTCAAATAAAGGACGTAACTGAGACGTACAGCAGAAACCATGAGATCCCATCAAAGCAAGACGTCTGGAAGAAGATCTTCCACCTCCAGGACAATACTATAGAACTGCTGTACCAATACGCGTACAATTACGTAACTAACAACACAAGGAGCTATATAAAACCTAACTTGGCTGAGACCGGCGGGAAAATCTTGTTCTATCCCGACAAAACCTCCGGGTATATC GCCGACCCGAACGCTAAACAACCCCGCGACTTGGAAGTGTATTACGCCCTCTGCGAAAACATGGAATGGGAGCACGCGACCACGAAGCAGATACGCGACAGAGAGACCGACGTCAATGGATATCTGCGGCAGAGACACAAGGAGCTCACCGAACCGATGCTGGCCGTCGCGCTCTTCGATACCGAGAAGAACGAGGCCGCCAAGAAAGGCTGGAAGGAGCAG GAAGCAAAAAAAGCCGAAGTGACCGAACGAGAAAAGGAAGCTGAAATCGATCCGTTAGCTCCGTACCTGGCTCGGATGTTCGGCTCGGGGCACGGCTCCGGGAATCCGCTCACTGTCAAAGAAGCCACTCTAATCAGGGAACAGTGCATCAACGATTTCAAATCCAAGCAATTGGCCCGACAGATGCTCGTCCAGGAGAGGTTCGAAAAG TTGAACAACGAATACAAAAACAAGAGACTGTGGTACTTAGCGAACCAATTCATTCTGACACCCGAGAAAGAGAGTAACTACTTCACTATGAG TGCGGAATTAGCATTCCAAGTACACACACTAGAGGTGCGATTGACAAGGCATCAAGATTTGTCAGGTCCAAGATATAAAATCCTCCTAGAGTATCTTGACAAACATCCATTACTGAAGGAATATAATCGTTCAAAGAATTATTATGGCATAAAATAG